One window of Micromonas commoda chromosome 1, complete sequence genomic DNA carries:
- a CDS encoding predicted protein — MELPRDELERMIFFEEARQRAELDHKENPLDPQVLTRWGGALLELAHFKQGKEAVEMIELAIAKFQAALDIEPKKHDALWCLGNALTSQGFLFQEAQKACSHFDEAKTCFQRALNEEPTNEIYRKALEMTDKAPGLHAELQRQLAEQQIYHEASKNVQKSTKGVVLDDRKVTADFWYGVGGWLCFMGVAFSWTLLLARQKAF, encoded by the exons ATGGAGCTTCCGAGAGATGAACTCGAGCGCATGATATTTTTTGAGGAAGCTCGTCAGCGCGCGGAGCTAGATCATAAGGAAAACCCGTTGGACCCACAG GTGCTCACTCGATGGGGCGGTGCTTTGCTTGAGCTTGCGCACTTTAAGCAAGGAAAGGAAGCCGTTGAAATGATAGAGCTCGCAATAGCGAAATTTCAGGCCGCGCTCGATATCGAGCCGAAAAAGCACGATGCTCTATGGTGCTTGGGGAACGCGTTGACGTCGCAGGGATTTTTATTTCAGGAAGCACAGAAGGCTTGCAGTCATTTCGACGAAGCAAAAACCTGCTTCCAGCGCGCCTTGAACGAGGAACCTACCAACGAAATCTACAGAAAGGCGCTCGAAATGACAGACAAAGCACCTGGCCTCCATGCCGAGCTACAACggcagctcgcggagcaACAAATCTACCACGAAGCTTCTAAAAATGTCCAAAAAAGCACCAAAGGTGTTGTGCTGGATGACAGGAAAGTAACAGCTGATTTCTGGTACGGCGTGGGCGGCTGGCTATGCTTCATGGGCGTTGCATTTTCGTGGACCCTCCTGCTCGCGCGCCAGAAAGCATTCTGA
- the RRF gene encoding ribosomal recyclingfactor: protein MEKTIETVREKFNTVRTGRASPKILNRINVDYYGTLAPLITIANASTPDSQTIVIQPFDRTIINDIERAIMLSDLGLNPSNDGACIRLSIPPLTAERRQELAKLVSKLGEEGKVALRNVRRDAMKSIGKVEGVSEDDVKSLEEAIDTLTSDFVRKVGELVKEKEDDIFKV, encoded by the coding sequence ATGGAGAAAACTATCGAGACTGTCCGTGAAAAATTCAACACCGTGCGCACTGGGCGCGCAAGTCCGAAAATTCTTAATCGCATAAACGTCGACTACTATGGAACCTTAGCTCCTTTGATCACGATCGCCAATGCCTCCACTCCTGATTCACAGACGATTGTCATTCAACCTTTTGACAGAACCATAATCAACGACATTGAAAGGGCCATCATGTTAAGCGACCTTGGTCTCAATCCTTCCAACGACGGAGCATGCATTCGTCTAAGCATTCCTCCTCTCACTGCTGAACGAAGACAAGAGCTAGCAAAGCTTGTGTCGAAACTTGGGGAAGAAGGGAAGGTTGCACTGCGTAATGTAAGAAGGGATGCCATGAAATCGATTGGTAAAGTCGAAGGAGTGTCGGAAGACGATGTCAAGTCGCTTGAAGAAGCAATAGACACACTGACCTCGGACTTTGTCCGAAAGGTGGGAGAACTTGTGAAGGAGAAAGAAGACGATATTTTCAAAGTCTAA
- a CDS encoding predicted protein, protein MSEEDALIAAAPKKRTFRKFSYRGVDLDQLLDMKTEALVDLFRARIRRRFKRGLTRKPMKLVKKLRKAKKEASGGEKPETVRTHLRNMVIVPEMIGSVVGVYNGKVFNTVEIKPEMVGTYLGEYSITYRPVSHGRAGLAGGKFIPLK, encoded by the exons ATG AGTGAAGAAGATGCTCTTATTGCCGCGGCACCGAAGAAGCGTACGTTCCGAAAATTCAGTTACCGTGGCGTCGATCTCGATCAGCTTCTGGATATGAAGACCGAGGCTCTGGTAGACTTATTCCGCGCACGCATCCGTCGCCGCTTTAAGCGCGGCCTAACCAGGAAGCCCATGAAGCTCGTCAAAAAGCTCCGCAAGGCAAAGAAAGAAGCCAGTGGCGGCGAGAAGCCCGAGACGGTGCGCACGCATCTGCGCAATATGGTCATTGTTCCCGAGATGATCGGCTCTGTTGTCGGTGTATATAACGGCAAGGTTTTCAATACGGTGGAGATAAAGCCTGAGATGGTCGGTACCTATCTTGGCGAATATTCCATCACCTACAGACCTGTGTCTCATGGCCGTGCCGGCCTCGCAGGCGGGAAATTCATTCCGCTTAAATGA
- a CDS encoding predicted protein: MQYFLLHLLLVCLFLGSAAQSVQVMQKADRAHTAAQLFVDGKDVFGRDLHCRTCHVLLSNLNARLLPLLKKMKAKEGRRVNGNDAASRRFDYGLYEEVIESYVQGACRMNELWHKRDLRRQCEIILDDHGEEVAFAFTRWLETDMSEEGGPKTTDWSWNWEVCYKATHSCSEELSMHSIAEFADDGSGEAERKYRSEPVPPKNSKKYGLFHAVASNFYEVFIDNADEDSVVYVAFPKSRRAFHQSLMPALNKVQELFDNNPKTRGWLKIGIVDAELNDIPPPYGSGQTQPTLSVYAAGIKNWPRYISDDNEGMLTVHDLLQFFMNTCSKRVSERSRVLLNELSYEILHHRVWDHDEI; the protein is encoded by the coding sequence ATGCAGTATTTCTTGCTTCACTTGCTGCTAGTATGCTTGTTTCTGGGCTCCGCGGCACAATCAGTGCAGGTTATGCAAAAGGCCGACCGCGCGCACACAGCCGCTCAGTTGTTTGTCGATGGCAAGGACGTGTTTGGACGCGATCTACATTGCCGAACTTGCCACGTGTTGCTGAGTAATCTCAACGCCCGGCTTCTGCCGCTGCTTAAGAAAATGAAGGCAAAAGAGGGCAGACGGGTGAACGGAAACGATGCAGCATCGCGGCGTTTTGATTATGGACTGTACGAGGAAGTCATCGAGTCATATGTGCAAGGCGCTTGTAGGATGAATGAGCTCTGGCATAAGAGAGACTTACGTAGACAATGCGAAATTATTCTAGACGaccacggcgaggaggttgcCTTCGCTTTCACAAGATGGCTCGAAACGGACATGTCTGAGGAAGGAGGGCCAAAAACCACGGACTGGTCGTGGAATTGGGAAGTTTGCTACAAAGCCACGCATAGCTGCAGTGAAGAGCTTTCCATGCATAGTATTGCTGAATTTGCCGACGATGGGAGCGGCGAAGCAGAACGTAAATACAGAAGTGAGCCCGTTCCTCCAAAAAACAGCAAGAAATACGGGCTTTTTCATGCCGTCGCAAGTAATTTTTATGAGGTTTTCATCGATAACGCTGATGAAGACTCCGTCGTTTACGTCGCTTTTCCAAAGTCCAGACGGGCGTTCCACCAATCGTTGATGCCAGCTCTGAATAAGGTTCAGGAACTTTTCGATAATAATCCTAAGACGAGAGGTTGGTTAAAGATCGGAATCGTTGATGCAGAACTTAACGATATCCCACCTCCATATGGCAGCGGCCAAACTCAACCGACATTATCGGTTTACGCAGCGGGCATCAAGAACTGGCCTAGGTATATATCTGATGATAACGAAGGAATGCTGACTGTGCATGATTTGCTGCAGTTCTTTATGAATACATGTTCTAAACGCGTCAGCGAAAGATCACGTGTTCTGTTAAATGAGCTGTCTTATGAGATCTTACATCACAGAGTATGGGATCACGACGAAATATGA
- a CDS encoding predicted protein, protein MVRGLSSEDAAIHRYDDTQQIAIQQQKLWLRNPHFFKQVRVSALALFKMTLHCRSGSSLEVMGMLQGKTIGDAFIVLDTFPLPVEGTETRVNAQAEAYEYMVEFVQTSRLAGRREYVIGWYHSHPGYGCWMSGIDCSTQMLNQQYTEPFLAIVIDPVRTCATGTVEIGSFRTYPPGYNPPISAQPKYQTIPKSKIEDYGVHSSRYYSLSVHFFQTNILSIMLDALCNRYWSGTIASSPLLSNKPFITGQLLDLKIKMDSADLLIPGKAWDFVTGIGRTRGWKTSVKTKARVKCDGARVAVEHAKDAALSIIKSTVFLCTLNR, encoded by the exons ATGGTCCGAGGCCTCAGCTCGGAAGATGCCGCCATCCACAGATACGACGATACACAACAGATAGCTATCCAACAGCAGAAACTATGGCTTCGCAACCCGCACTTTTTCAAGCAAGTCCGAGTATCGGCGCTTGCCTTATTTAAGATGACGCTCCATTGCCGGTCGGGCTCGAGCCTTGAAGTAATGGGGATGCTGCAGGGCAAAACTATTGGCGACGCGTTTATCGTACTGGATACATTTCCTCTTCCAGTTGAGGGTACAGAGACTCGCGTTAATGCGCAAGCTGAGGCCTATGAATACATGGTGGAGTTCGTGCAAACCAGTAGGCTTGCTGGTCGTCGAGAGTACGTGATTGGTTG GTACCATAGTCACCCTGGGTATGGATGTTGGATGTCAGGAATTGACTGCTCAACCCAGATGCTGAATCAACAGTACACAGAACCTTTCCTTGCAATCGTTATCGATCCTGTGCGCACTTGTGCGACTGGGACGGTTGAAATAGGATCGTTTCGAACCTACCCGCCTGGATACAACCCCCCAATATCAGCACAACCAAAGTATCAGACAATTCCGAAAAGCAAGATCGAGGACTATGGAGTTCATTCAAGCCGTTACTATTCTCTGAGCGTGCATTTCTTCCAAACGAATATTCTTTCCATCATGCTTGATGCGCTGTGCAACCGTTACTGGTCGGGGACGATCGCATCTTCCCCGTTACTGAGCAACAAACCCTTTATCACCGGCCAGCTTCTTGACTTGAAGATCAAGATGGACTCCGCCGACTTACTGATCCCTGGAAAAGCTTGGGACTTTGTCACAGGAATCGGCAGGACACGAGGATGGAAAACTAGCGTCAAAACGAAAGCTCGCGTCAAATGCGACGGCGCCAGGGTTGCTGTTGAACATGCGAAAGATGCGGCGTTGAGCATCATAAAGTCTACAGTGTTTCTTTGCACGCTCAATCGGTGA
- a CDS encoding predicted protein, which yields MSLDKSRTTWDSEFINGSVVESVGEFDELVEIKMKNPFTIQNLRLKRSWIRDRDGGFTIALANVVDANSSTGEPEGLFAGWKVARITPSRMHDGSALPRSRHTLARPCCLVTEASRIHPCGRQKINFGKMADLEEELLVSRLSALKQFCEYAMDMEANRTRSAVDITAAEMVAREHGDSAANKGYRCYAPSSGCAFNLCDSQGKNSVQEGSLGKGKWPFETGIKSTNCWCSPDGDGFRVRGSNYLHDGKKVPAGQPLAKLFAVDWFVDYKRMDDVCSRPAGTCQRYLLVVDLFRFLFFKNNMALLSREQNVDQTPLLCSLSIYKCRVFAISR from the exons ATGAGTCTTGATAAATCACGAACGACGTGGGATAGTGAATTCATCAATGGTTCGGTGGTTGAGAGCGTTGGTGAATTCGATGAGTTGGTTGAAATAAAGATGAAGAACCCG TTCACCATACAAAATCTTCGGCTCAAACGAAGTTGGATCAGAGATCGAGACGGTGGATTTACCATCGCACTCGCCAATGTCGTAGACGCAAAT TCTTCGACAGGTGAACCAGAAGGCCTTTTTGCGGGTTGGAAAGTCGCCCGGATAACGCCATCACGTATGCACGACGGGTCCGCACTTCCACGCTCTCGGCACACATTAGCTAGACCTTGCTGTTTAGTCACAGAAGCATCGAGGATTCACCCCTGCGGCAGACAAAAAATAAATTTTGGAAAAATGGCCG ATTTGGAAGAAGAATTGTTGGTCTCGCGATTAAGTGCTCTAAAGCAATTCTGCGAGTACGCCATGGATATG GAAGCGAATAGGACTCGGTCTGCCGTGGATATCACAGCTGCTGAAATGGTAGCTCGCGAGCACGGCGACTCTGCAGCAAACAA GGGATATCGTTGCTATGCGCCATCATCTGGATGTGCCTTTAATTTGTGCGACTCTCAGGGTAAAAACTCCGTACAAGAAGGCTCTCTTGGAAAA GGGAAATGGCCATTCGAAACAGGAATAAAATCGACAAACTGCTGGTGCTCCCCGGATGGAGATGGCTTTCGAGTCCGTGGTTCGAACTACCTGCACGATGGGAAGAAAGTGCCGGCGGGACAGCCCCTTGCAAAGTTGTTTGCAGTTGACTGGTTTGTTGATTATAAGCGCATGGATGACGTTTGTTCGAGGCCTGCAGGGACATGCCAGCGATACCTATTGGTTGTTGATTTGTTCCGTTTCCTCTTCTTCAAAAATAACATGGCACTTCTGTCCAGGGAACAAAATGTGGATCAAACACCTCTTTTGTGTTCGCTGTCAATATACAAGTGCCGGGTGTTCGCCATTTCTCGATAA
- a CDS encoding predicted protein has translation MSATAARVCLKSQVIDFPRSTRLSRIKHVAKSICGDEEQPPGYLGHLSSVRTGSREELFTLILKSSSVDLKKLRGSLWSGCPSHLRPLCWKISLGYIPPTFQRHQETLLRKRAEYHSFSAEYFESNRVMNADELDILDQIQIDIPRTDSLRNLLHNERIKILSPLRVIYLFLRAIERVLFIRAIRNPATSYVQGMTDLVTPFFSGAKTSQNNYEVFSSEIQSGKSLTRANDETLLDNVEADCYWCLCKVLDTVQDHFTCSQPGIQRVCHRVNELVSRLDRALFEHLAREGVDIFHFAFRWATCLLLREFSGMTSPRAMASYNAFSFPIFFDTYISEGDNLSDFLAYLCTALLLRWAEQLKAKKFHDVISFLQQPPSVSWKTTEHVSRPVAKVTASASVGMVRVVGDLKTKLIMVCARHSPSENFIHFSRQKLKYVLNVTSKYFATYLNMDLMFEGLCLSGKKLLTSNPNSTQILPSDIKTMHAFP, from the exons ATGTCAGCTACAGCAGCCCGGGTCTGTCTCAAAAGTCAAGTGATCGATTTTCCGCGTAGCACTCGGCTAAGCAGAATTAAACACGTGGCCAAGTCCATCTGCGGAG ACGAGGAACAACCTCCGGGATACCTCGGCCATCTGAGCTCCGTTCGCACCGGTTCTCGGGAAGAACTTTTCACGCTTATTTTGAAAAGCTCGAGTGTTGATCTGAAG AAATTGAGGGGCTCTCTCTGGAGTGGCTGCCCTTCACATCTCAGGCCACTTTGCTGGAAAATATCGCTG GGCTACATTCCACCAACTTTCCAGCGACACCAAGAGACTCTACTTCGCAAGCGCGCAGAGTATCATTCGTTTTCAGCAGAATACTTCGAGAGCAACAGGGTGATGAATGCGGACGAGCTGGATATTCTCGACCAAATACAGATAGATATACCTCGTACGGATAGTTTAAGAAACCTACTGCACAACGAGAGGATCAAAAT TCTGTCCCCCCTCCGCGTGATATATTTGTTCCTAAGGGCTATCGAACGTGTTCTGTTCATTCGGGCGATTCGCAACCCCGCGACATCATATGTCCAAGGAATGACTGATCTTGTGACACCATTCTTCTCAGGTGCGAAAACAAGCCAAAACaattacgaag TGTTCTCATCTGAAATCCAGAGCGGAAAAAGTCTAACGAGAGCAAACGATGAGACATTGCTCGATAATGTTGAAGCAGACTGTTATTGGTGTCTCTGCAAGGTTCTAGACACTGTGCAAGATCATTTCACTTGCTCACAACCTGGGATACAAAGAGTTTGTCACAGGGTGAACGAG CTTGTCAGTCGCCTTGACAGAGCGCTTTTCGAGCATCTTGCGAGAGAG GGTGTTGACATCTTTCATTTTGCATTCCGATGGGCGACTTGCTTGCTTCTTCGCGAGTTCTCCGGCATGACATCtccccgcgcgatggcgagtTATAATGCTTTCTCATTTCCCATCTTCTTC GACACATATATTTCTGAGGGCGATAATCTTAGTGACTTTTTGGCATACCTGTGCACAGCACTTTTGCTTCGCTGGGCTGAACAG TTGAAAGCGAAAAAGTTTCACGATGTGATCTCATTTCTACAACAACCTCCCAGTGTATCTTGGAAAACTACCGAG CACGTCTCAAGACCTGTTGCGAAGGTCACTGCCTCTGCAAGTGTTGGTATGGTACGGGTAGTCGGTGACCTCAAGACAAAGCTCATCATGGTGTGCGCTCGTCATAGTCCATCTGAAAACTTCATCCACTTTAGTCGTCAAAAATTGAAATATGTACTCAACGTAACTTCGAAGTACTTTGCAACTTACCTGAATATGGACCTTATGTTCGAAGGCCTTTGTCTGTCCGGAAAGAAGTTGTTGACCAGCAACCCCAACAGCACTCAAATATTGCCTTCTGACATCAAAACAATGCACGCGTTTCCTTGA
- a CDS encoding predicted protein: MSNEYRLRCDAYAAFDQPFILSRVAEISRRSEVRAAIAIQSHWRAFIVRRNVGKLVSACCVMQSGFRGHRGRKRARKLEARVRQNISLLCLARSVITSLP, from the exons ATGTCGAATGAATACAGACTGAGATGTGATGCTTACGCAGCCTTCGATCAACCTTTTATCCTGTCAAG GGTAGCCGAAATTAGCAGACGCTCTGAAGTACGAGCCGCGATTGCGATACAGAGTCATTGGCGTGCATTCATCGTTCGTAGGAATGTCGGAAAGTTGGTGAGCGCATGCTGTGTGATGCAGAGTGGATTTcgaggacaccgcgggcGAAAGAGGGCGCGTAAGCTCGAAGCACGGGTACGACAAAATATTTCGCTCCTCTGTTTAGCCAGAAGCGTTATCACAAGCTTGCCTTAA
- a CDS encoding ATP-binding cassette superfamily (toluene tolerance): MAPRRSSAYRVSVGDYAGGPKPAEGTQSSSSGANEATGPHLIESIRGYEPPRFLWRTLYTLLLLGLVIKRVLWHRKLNMQQTLQQISRVGPDTLGVSMLTSSFVGMVFTIQFCKEFSKVGLTRVIGGLLGLAFTRELTPVICAIVLAGRVGSAVAAELGTMQVSEQVDQLRTLGSDPVDYLVAPRVVACAVSLPILSVISFTIGMAASILLADIRYGISPNAIVDSAAKYLESFDVGVMCAKGFAFGSVISIISCGWGQTTTGGAKGVGESTTASVVISLVAIFVVDFFLSMFFFKK; the protein is encoded by the coding sequence ATGGCACCGCGCCGTTCATCGGCGTACCGAGTAAGCGTGGGCGACTATGCCGGTGGTCCGAAACCAGCAGAGGGTACGCAATCATCGTCAAGCGGCGCAAACGAAGCGACGGGGCCCCATCTTATCGAGAGCATCAGAGGCTACGAACCGCCGCGATTTCTTTGGCGCACTCTCTACACTTTACTTTTACTCGGTCTTGTCATAAAACGCGTCTTGTGGCATCGTAAGTTGAACATGCAACAAACATTACAACAAATTTCCCGAGTTGGCCCAGATACCCTTGGAGTTTCCATGCTCACCTCTTCATTCGTCGGCATGGTTTTTACCATACAGTTCTGCAAGGAATTTTCGAAAGTCGGCCTCACTCGAGTGATTGGGGGACTACTTGGTCTTGCTTTTACACGTGAACTCACTCCGGTGATATGTGCAATAGTCCTCGCAGGCCGCGTTGGTTCTGCTGTCGCTGCTGAACTGGGCACCATGCAGGTTTCTGAGCAGGTTGACCAGCTTCGAACGTTGGGGTCTGACCCAGTCGATTATCTCGTGGCGCCCCGTGTTGTTGCATGTGCAGTTTCCCTTCCAATACTCTCGGTAATCTCGTTCACTATTGGCATGGCAGCAAGTATTTTACTTGCGGACATAAGGTATGGAATATCTCCGAATGCTATCGTTGATTCTGCAGCAAAGTATCTTGAGTCGTTCGATGTTGGCGTGATGTGCGCCAAAGGGTTCGCGTTTGGTAGCGTAATTTCCATCATAAGTTGCGGTTGGGGCCAGACAACCACTGGAGGTGCAAAGGGTGTCGGAGAGTCAACTACAGCTTCAGTTGTTATCTCGCTAGTTGCCATCTTTGTGGTCGATTTTTTCCTTTCCATGTTCTTTTTCAAGAAGTAG
- a CDS encoding predicted protein yields MSLTFGRQRGYHTFSNTDTCFAPIILGRACFFSAWRPVRTASALDNWQIRYSAPKMEEVIIRSAHRR; encoded by the coding sequence ATGtcgttgactttcggtcggcagCGTGGTTACCATACGTTTTCAAACACCGACACGTGCTTCGCGCCAATCATTttgggtcgcgcgtgttttttttcCGCGTGGCGCCCAgtgaggacggcgagcgcgctagACAACTGGCAAATACGCTACtcggcgccaaagatggaggaggtCATCATCAGGAGCGCGCATCGGCGTTGA
- the RLP24 gene encoding predicted protein (ribosome biogenesis protein RLP24) — protein MRLEKCWFCSSTIYPGHGICFVRNDSKVFRFCRSKCHKNFKMKRNPRKVKWTRAYRVLHGKDASSDSVFQFERRRNRPERYNRHTAQSTLRAMKRVEDVRVRRAERLQLKRLSSKEHGRRHADKYELEQQLHLVRAVAPIPKENVENPRGSEQLKVAVSSSQQDRQASYA, from the coding sequence ATGCGTCTCGAAAAATGCTGGTTCTGCTCGAGCACAATTTATCCTGGTCATGGTATCTGCTTTGTCCGCAATGACTCGAAAGTTTTCCGTTTCTGCCGCTCCAAATGTCACAAGAACTTCAAGATGAAGCGCAATCCGCGTAAAGTAAAATGGACAAGGGCATATCGAGTCTTACATGGAAAGGATGCGTCCAGCGACTCAGTGTTCCAATTTGAGCGAAGGCGCAATCGTCCCGAAAGATACAACCGCCATACCGCGCAAAGCACCTTGCGGGCTATGAAAAGGGTTGAAGATGTCCGAGTTCGCCGTGCTGAAAGACTCCAGTTGAAACGTTTGAGCAGTAAGGAGCATGGGCGTCGACATGCCGACAAATACGAATTAGAACAACAGCTTCATCTTGTACGAGCCGTTGCTCCGATACCGAAGGAGAATGTCGAAAATCCAAGGGGCAGTGAACAGCTGAAGGTTGCAGTTTCTTCTTCACAACAAGACAGACAAGCATCTTATGCATGA
- a CDS encoding methyltransferase (expressed) — protein sequence MALGTCHASAFSWHVLLPRTAARFSSHVSRRSRIHGPLRTMSSSQASCETPNELRFSRVPLVERSGKHISTTTEVLMWRQWARAHAALKKLDKSGLDDLPSLTSLHTEIDWIVGDAIAATRPQVQGQRQSVWAKRVLIQVHEIPPEHDILLRESLPELRFSWLKRLRERVPLQYITSTCFWRDLTLVVSPAVLIPRPETELMVEHVKGALTTRPVLCRGPWVDLGTGSGALAISVAAEILKTRTLNALEIGCSESKPLVHAVDISSSSVQIARCNISRYDKLAEGGKLGVQVHQGSWFEPLELQDIVHDRAGTLAGIISNPPYISSNEMRVLQPEVRYHEPWLALESGKSGVEALEVLCKGASRYLLPGGFLLLETGGGDQVTHVVQLLHSFKKGNLRENGGAVPIFENIQIHADHRGFRRFISAWKC from the coding sequence ATGGCACTCGGCACGTGTCACGCCAGTGCGTTCTCTTGGCACGTTCTGCTACCGAGAACCGCGGCTCGCTTTTCTTCACACGTCAGCCGTCGTTCACGCATCCATGGTCCCTTACGTACGATGTCGAGTTCACAAGCTTCCTGTGAGACACCGAACGAGCTCAGATTTTCTCGAGTGCCTCTCGTGGAACGTTCCGGTAAACATATTTCAACTACGACCGAGGTGCTCATGTGGCGACAATGGGCTAGGGCACATGCTGCATTGAAAAAGCTCGATAAAAGCGGATTGGATGATTTGCCGTCACTGACGAGTCTGCACACTGAAATAGATTGGATCGTCGGAGATGCTATAGCCGCAACTCGACCTCAAGTACAAGGTCAACGTCAGAGCGTCTGGGCGAAAAGGGTTCTAATTCAAGTTCATGAAATTCCACCGGAACACGATATCCTTCTTCGCGAAAGTCTCCCCGAGCTCAGATTTTCTTGGTTGAAGCGTTTACGTGAGCGAGTGCCGCTTCAATACATCACGTCGACATGTTTCTGGCGTGACTTAACCTTAGTAGTTTCACCCGCTGTCCTCATACCGCGTCCTGAAACTGAGCTGATGGTCGAACATGTCAAAGGCGCTCTTACTACTCGTCCGGTTCTGTGTCGTGGCCCCTGGGTAGATTTAGGCACTGGTTCCGGTGCCCTCGCAATCTCAGTTGCAGCAGAAATACTGAAGACGAGGACTTTGAATGCACTGGAAATCGGTTGCTCAGAAAGCAAACCTCTTGTTCACGCTGTTGACATAAGTTCCTCCTCTGTTCAGATAGCTCGCTGCAATATATCAAGATATGACAAACTCGCTGAAGGAGGAAAACTCGGCGTTCAGGTTCATCAAGGTTCATGGTTTGAGCCACTCGAGTTGCAAGATATTGTTCACGACCGTGCCGGAACTCTCGCAGGGATTATCAGCAATCCCCCTTACATTTCATCCAATGAGATGCGAGTTTTGCAACCGGAGGTTAGATATCACGAGCCCTGGTTAGCACTTGAAAGTGGCAAAAGTGGCGTGGAAGCACTGGAGGTATTATGCAAAGGCGCCTCGAGATATCTTCTCCCAGGGGGCTTCTTGCTTCTAGAGACGGGAGGCGGAGACCAGGTCACGCATGTCGTCCAGCTGTTGCACAGTTTCAAGAAGGGTAATTTGCGGGAAAATGGAGGCGCGGTCCCAATATTTGAAAACATTCAGATACATGCAGACCATCGTGGGTTCAGAAGATTCATCAGTGCTTGGAAATGTTGA
- a CDS encoding predicted protein: MSSDVAPSAKMSRGMVSTSKYTLHKIARLISTYGSTGIPRSSYPHQNALQILHRTDTKEPSKKSRSGIRSKAVFETFE, translated from the coding sequence ATGAGCAGCGACGTTGCCCCAAGCGCAAAGATGTCGAGAGGAATGGTGTCAACTTCAAAATATACCCTGCACAAAATAGCACGACTTATATCGACATATGGGTCGACAGGAATACCACGATCGAGTTATCCACATCAAAACGCGTTGCAGATTCTCCATCGTACAGATACGAAGGAACCTTCAAAAAAATCAAGGAGTGGAATACGAAGCAAGGCAGTGTTTGAAACGTTTGAATAA